The Gouania willdenowi chromosome 22, fGouWil2.1, whole genome shotgun sequence nucleotide sequence CTTCCTGGAGGAGGCGATGACGTCCCTGCTGGTCATAGACGGTACGGTAGCTACAGAggactccaaaataaaggtgaactttcaaaataaagtgctgATGAAACTTGTGAGCGTGTACAATAATAACAGGTGTTTATTGGtttgtttccatggaaacaggCTCTGTGGTCGCTACGTGAACGCGTCACTGAGGCTTTGACTCACGACGGCTTCGTTTACAAGTACGACGTGTCACTTCCTGTGGACATGATCTACCAGCTGGTGTTGGACATGAGGGAGCACCTGGGGGGAGGAGCCAAGAGGGTGGTGGGCTACGGACACGTAGGTGAGACCTGCCTTTAGCTTTATATGTTCTTTTGTTAATGCTGAGTCAGCAATAATTACCTGTATGGAGTTATAACCAAACCTGACAGAAGTAGTGAGGGGGAGGGACCATATGATGTTTAGAAAACAACCAAatcccgtgaggtagggtgtcgggggccggaatagggggccacatcccggcggggcggtctggcttggcccttggagggggccctggctttaaaaaataaagaaaatgaactgaagctcgtggcgcgggcggcatcagtgaagggtgatctggggcgccgtggggggctaggttggggtgcctgggggccggcggggagactcccagcggccccctggtgccttatgcggcttggggtgtggtcgtcctccctgggcgggctgctcctggtgctgcatccgttccgggtccttctggcctggggtcgggcccctgctggctctgggctcgccggcgggtgcccactggctgcctgttcggcgcggttctggtcgtctgctgggtgtgggcttcggctcctccgctggggcctcgggcagggagttctctgggccctcccctcggggggttaggcgcgggggtggggtgggggggtgggggggtcgatggggtggggggtctgggggttggggtgggatcggtggcgtggtgcgctgggtccttggctccttggggctttctcgggtgtgtatgggggggcgatggctgcctctcggcttgggatcttgggggcgttcgggggactgcttggccgtggggtggtcgccgggggcccttaggctgcctgctcttgctgctggcctgactgcttcttcttcgggcccgggggcggctcttgggttttgcagtggcggtacttggaaatacatttgtcatggatgcactggccttgggctgtgggataacactcatactgggctcaaccttagacacgttgttcccaaatacctgttttatggaatttccactcacctcttcctctgttcacagccaccaccattattcctaaaccacacactggtcaccaaactggcttgataacacaacaataaacacaatatacacaaccacaatttcacatcgcatcacttaaaactattcctcacccattccatatcctatcttgtatccctcttccctgctaacttccccacccccctccaacccctcaccttggtgtaacactgccctctcttttttacatcctccctttaataaagtatttcttacccttccctagggagggctggtgacggtcacaattatgcaatgaaataaataaatttatttaattgcaataataaaatatgcattgctgtcaaaagattgcacttcttgtagtgttaaccttcgaaagcatgtgcagacaaggtaaaaaaaaaaaaaaaaaaaaaaaaaaaaaaaaaaaaaaaataaaaaaaaaaagaaaacaaccaaatgtacaaaattagaaaataatataattaacaACAAATTCCATCGCCGACCCGTCTTATTAAGGTTTTAATATTGTTGGATCTCGTCCCACCCATAATGACTTCTATCATCACTTGTTTTTAGTTCAGTACGTCATCAGTTCTGTTTTCAGGAACGTGATTTTCTCCATGCTGTGCTTGTGGTTCCCTAGGCGACGGTAACCTCCACCTGAACATCACGTCGTCAGCCAAAGACCCGTCGCTGCTCGCCTCCATCGAGCCGTTCGTGTACGAGTGGACGGCGAAGCATCGCGGAAGTATCAGTGCAGAGCACGGCCTGGGCCTGAAGAAGAGGAACTACATCTACTACAGTAAACACAGAGAGGCCGTGTCTTTGATGTCCAAAATCAAAGACATGCTGGACCCCAAAGGCATCCTGAACCCCTATAAGACCCTACCAGACACATCCCCACGCTCCTCAAACTGAGGGGCAATTAGTAATGAacacattcagctgctgaaatATGTAAAGAAAATCATTAGTGTTTATTTACTCCAACTTTGATTTTACTTTGAATTTATTCATAAAACATAGTAGAGATTCTCTAagaggggttctcaaccttggggtcgtgagacagtGGGAGGTCCCCAGAGTCCTTCAATAAACTAAgaattttgaacaatttgagcccatttgtttatttttacccattttctacAACAACCctaaactcaccatattttaacctattttcatcactttttcttgccatatttttgctccttttaatgtatttttgctacatttctcccatttctgacacttttccatcacatttcaaagccttttctccACTTTCCACACATGTTCAGTActtaaccctttccaccacttctccccctaatgtcacatatgttgacccattattgtcactttaaacctcttttcccgattattttttttgctaatttatccacattcagcatttgtcatgcccaatatttgcatatttgacataaatctactaataaggacatttagacgattgactttttttctccaaaaatttccttttttgtacaataaatgaaaagaaaatagtttaaaatgttGTCTCATCATTTAATAAGAGtgcagtaaatgtttattaCATGTAGAAAAGACAAAGTGACACTTTGCTCAAACAAAAACTCGTTTCAGACAAAAAGAGTaactcacttcctgtttttgaacGCTGACGTCTCCTTCACACAAACGCTTTGTGTGAATCTTACCATGACAACAGGGATATAGATCGTAACACTAGTGTGTAGTAGTCCATACACACTTATCTCACGTTATAAAAAGTCTGGAGACGATTGGCTCTTTTCCGTTGTCGCGTGATCGTCTCTGACTGACACACCAGGTTAAACACACACGACAACAGAGCGCACGCCACGGGCTCACTGGAGAGTGGGCGGAGTCAGTGGAGAAAGGAAGAGACGGTCAGTAGTCGTAGCGCGTCAACACACTGACCCTCAGGACTCCTTGGCTTTCTCCAGAGAGCCGTGGATCTTGTCCAGAGTTTTCTTGATGCGCAGCGCCGTGAGACGAGCGGAAGGATTGTGGTACCAGCATTCCTTCATCAGCTTCACCAGGGCACACAGagtctgaaaacacacacattacatcaCTGGTTCATTTCCTGTTCAACCAGGAGATGAAACTCTAATTCACACCTTTATCACATCCCGCCTTGACTACTGCAATAGCTCCTCTTTGGTACAACCTCCACACTCATAAATAAACTCCAATACATCCAAAACGCAGCTGCCCCCCTCCTCACCCACACCCACTCCCGTGACCACATCACCCCTGTCCtccactcctcctcctcacctaaCCCTTAATAATCAGGCCCCTCCTACCTCACAGATATGCTCCACCCCTACACTCCTCAGATGcaaacctcctcactgtccccaggACCAAGCACAGAACCTGGGGGGGACAGAGCTTTCTCTGCAGCTGCCCCCACCCTATGGAATTCCCTACCAAGCCACACCCACAACTGCACCGACCTCCATCCTGAAAACTCATCTGTTTCACTGagcttttaatgtttaaaacacTCTCACtacttttctgtcatattttcttgtttttatgctgtaaagtgtctgagtgtctcaaagcgcttttaaataaaatgtattatgatTCTGTTGGGACTCtaatgatcacatgatcatgtgatttatctgatctgagggtcacatgatcaacattcatgtcaattagaataatgaccaatcagagctttaACACAGGAACTTACaatgagtttattttttctctaattttataCATTAGTTTGCattcagtgatttatttattttttttttttaaattaaactatgTATTGTTgtgatttggtgtgtttttgttgtaattatgagttgtcttgtgtttttggagtaattttgtacatttgtttttcttgtgcCTTCAGACGCTATTTTTGACATCgtctttatttattactatttacTTCTATTTATAACCATGTTTTTCAgagtattttaatatttctactGTATGATGATTGACTGCTGCCAACATTTCgtgatgtatttttgtcattttgtgtattttttgttctcttttgttgccattgtgagTTGTTTTGTTTCGTCTCATTTTCACTTAAGCTTTTATATAATTGtagttgtttttggagtcatttttcttTAGTTCATTGtcagtttatgtatttttgttattatgtgagtggttttgtgtttttggagaaaatttGTGGAATTATACTGTTGATTTATCTTGTCATTCtgtttgtatttgttattttatcgaTCACAAAGGAGGTAtgctactaatctagattagctcttatcgcgctaacttccaggatttaatccaTGTCTGCTGTACTACAAAATGCACTGAAGCTGAATCACTATGGCAACTAGTCTTTTACAGCTAACCTGGTCCAGACCAAGTTTTTCTTTATCTTAAATGTTAGCTAGTGacaaagtcccgcctcctgaccaatcagatctcttagaaaacgatcTGTCCAATGAAAGGTGAGGTGatcacgtcactgtgtggagcTGATGTGATGCTGACCATAATCAATGTTCATCGTTCAGCTCATAACTGGAAAGGAATGTTTTAGTTCAAGCAGCTAACGGAGATGAATCtaatctagattcatagcataGACCCAAAGGGACAACGAAgatacacataaatacacaaaaatgactcaaaatgatGCTAAAATCATACAAAggaactcaaaaacacacaaagatgcttaaaaaaaaaatcacacaaaacaacagaagaacaaacaaactctttatagtttcctgtgttaaagctctgattggtcgttatcCTAATGTTGaccatgtgaccctcagatcagatggATTGACATTAAgtcatcattattaataacTCCAGTGTTCTCATGGATCAACAGTTTAAATAACGTCACTCACAGGGTCGGAGAACCAGCGGTTGGGGATGAACGGCCTCtgctgctccacacacacaactttccTCATGTCGTCAAAGCTCGGGTCGTTTGGCACCAGGTCATAAAACGGAGGTTTGTAGTCCTCGATGATGCCTGAGAGAAAAGGAGATGATGAGAAACCAATATTAGAGATTTTATGtgatgatggaaaacaaaacaataaaagcaaaaaatattaatctttatttattaatcaggcactaaaatgacagaaaggcCTCACGTGCATGTTTTAGAACAATAACACATTtacactattattttttttacaatgagtgaatgaatgagtAGGAAGTGTCACAAATGGACAAATTCCACCAATAAATCCTGTTTAAACGTGTTATGGTTCATCTAGTGACCGTGTTAtcctgtgtttttaatgtgtgggTTCAGATTGAAATGTAAACAGGTTCAGCTACTGGTGACCAGTTtatctgatggtgtattaggtgaactggtgatgagtttatctgatggtgtattagatgaactggtgatgagtttaTCTGATGGCGTATTAgatgaactggtgatcagtttatctgATGGCGTATTAgatgaactggtgatcagtttatctgATGGCGTATTAgatgaactggtgatcagtttatctgATGGCGTATTAGGtgaactggtgatgagtttatctgatggtgtattagatgaactggtgatgagtttaTCTGATGGCGTATTAGAtgaactggtgatgagtttaTCTGATGGCGTATTAGAtgaactggtgatgagtttatctgatggtgtattagatgaactggtgatgagtttatctgatggtgtattagatgaactggtgatcagtttatctgATGGCGTATTAGGtgaactggtgatgagtttatctgatggtgtattagatgaactggtgatgagtttatctgatggtgtattagatgaactggtgatcagtttattagatgaactggtgatgagtttaTCTGATGGCGTATTAGAtgaactggtgatgagtttaTCTGATGGCGTATTAGAtgaactggtgatgagtttaTCTGATGGCGTATTAGGtgaactggtgatgagtttatctgatggtgtattagatgaactggtgatgagtttatctgatggtgtattagatgaactggtgatgagtttattagatgaactggtgatgagtttatctgatggtgtattagatgaactggtgatgagtttatctgatggtgtattagtagaactggtgatcagtttatctgATGACAAGTCACAGCAGAAACTTCTACAATCACACGCTGTGAGAAGATTTAGTGTAAAACATGATTAAAGGTTTCATAACTAATATTTTAGAAtcataataaaataacatcattGGACTATTGAccttatttatcatgtttagtATGATTCCAGGATGTTTAATAACATGTACAGTCTCTGAACAGGGAACAATGATGTAACGTGACACAGTAATAAATGGTTGCTGACCGTTACTGTATGTACGCCGTGCTATCTCCCACAGAACCAGTCCAAACGCCCAGATGTCCACTCTCTTGTAGGCGTCGAAGCAGTCGCTCTGAATGCTCTCGTCTAGAACCTCTGGAGCCATGTAGCGTTTGGTTCCCACCTTAGGGTTGTTGCCCACGTCCAGCAGGTTGTCGGTTTGTGAGTGTGTCACAGCCAGgcctacgcacacacacacacacacaataattacAGCTATCATTAACTGTCATTTATGAATCAGTAGCACatgtattacaatttttttgttttatgagtcattttgtgtattttgtcgtcCTTTTGAgggttttctgtagttttgtctgtttgtctacatttatgttgttgttttgtgtataattattGCCAATTTTTTGTCCTACATTTGTATGTTTATTAAGTCATTctctatttttctgtatttttgttggtggttttatgagtcatttcacgtttttttttgtccttttgtgtatttttctgtaattttgtatgattattggagtaaatttgtgtatttttgttgtcccttttttgttgtcgtcttgtgtttttccggtttaaaatagtgtttttcttgtttgcattttgtgaaactttgttgttttgtgtgtttacatgtattgttgtgtaaaaatgtcattatattgttgccctttttttattttctgttcttttgtatgtttgcattttggtgtatttctgtcaatttttaatTGTTCTGTAATTTGTTTGTCTTATGTTTTCtgtttaattaaatgtattgtTCTATGTCTGTCtgcctttttatgtattttattttgttcttataATTTTCTATGCATGTCTgcatttttgggtatttttgatgttttgtgtattattgttgtcagtgtgtttgcctgtaattttgtatgtttattgtaGTCATTCtctatgtttctgtgttttaggcgtcattttgtatttttctgtaaatgtgtgtttttgttgtttgtatatttttttggtgtatttctgtcaAATTGTGTGCGTTACATAAACATAAAGAACCGACCGAGGTCTGCGATGCAGCAGCGCAGCTCCTTTGTCACCAGGATGTTTTTACTCTTCAGGTCTCGATGAGCGATGGCAGCTTTTCCTTCTGTTCCAAATATCTCCGTGTGCAGGTGAACCAAACCACACGCCACGGACGCCGCCATGGCCAGGCCCTCCGACGTCTCCACGGGAACCCGCTGCAGGTAGTCGTACAGGGAACCGTTCTCGTGGTAGTGGGTGATGAGCCACAGCTGGGTGCTGGAGTTACGGGACGTCATGTCAGACGCCATGAAACCTGGAGACAGACGGAGAAGATGTTCATCCTGAACTGAAGACATTTTAACTTCACACTCAcaagttaaatatatatattataacatTTGGTCCAAAATAGAAAGAAAGCAAAAggaaaaaatctccaatatttATAAAAGATAACAAAAGCAATGTTTGATAGAAAATAAGGGAAgaggaaaatgtaaaaaataaataaattggcaCTGATTTATaatcattaataaaaataaataaaattagcaCTGAGGTAGAGGAATAGAAAAAGCTCCTGTATGAAAACctaaagatgaaaataaatactgtacatatgcTCCATACATGTCCTACTCTGAGATCATTCTGGAAAAAGGTTGAGAATTTACTGACAAATATATTTGAACTAAATGAAAACCTTTAAGGAATCTATTTATCAGTGATAATAAACCAGGCAGATGTTCCACTatttcatgttttatgtgtAACAGGAGAAAAGGACAAATATCATCCAAAATAAATCTTTGGTTTAGaacgacagaaaaaacattagatGATGAAAGAataacatgaaaaattagagATAACTTcaaaaaaagaatacatttcACTCTGTAAATAGACTAAGTAGACTACACAGTTACATAATAGCATCAAAAGAAAAATGCAGgtacactttttatttatcccctttatgtatttcttttaaacttttgctttaccccttttttatttttattttttctctgtcctttgttttcttcttttcatgtttttttcttgccttatttaattaactcattcagCGCCAGAcgttttgagcattttgactgattttaaagacccacagaatattttctactatgactatctgaaaaaTTCGTTCTattgtaatcagcagttgaatagagctagttttacacaagttttttttattgttttatctcaccatcgccacattatccatgagttccacacatgctctggtcgagtgggCGCTGCTAAGAACATCAACTCTGTACGTAACGCCATTTTCTGtcataaacgcctttcctcctctccctctgagctctgctgagcatggatgatctcatccaaaggtgctgctacctcctacatgtcacttATTATtctgctatctggctcacaggctgggggtattttggacttgaaatgacgagttatctcgtcaatggcactgagtgagttaatgtactgtatatatgtataaataaaacgCAGTGTATTTTCGATGAGGGTTTCAGTGACGATGAAATAGTTTTGTTAATTATTGctataaaatgattaaaagtctGTACACTCACCCAGGATGTTGTCGTGTCTCAGTAACACCGTGTTGTAGATTTCCGTTTCTCTGAACCACGACTTCTCGTCTCTGGAGGAGAAGATTTTCACAGCTACGTTCTCTCCCTGCCACTGGCCTCGCCAAACCTCTCCATAGCGGCCCTTAcctggagggggaggggcacaCATTGTGGTCCATCAGCAGCACAAAGCTCACACTAGCACTTTAAACCACTAACCCAAAGTGCTTTCACTGCATTATAAAcctgtaaaaatataaataaagtggaattgatataaaaacattatttgagcAGATCTCCAGTAAAGGTTGGACGTAACCAAAGCAGGAAGTGAGCTAAAGTTCCACAACTACCGATATTTAGCATTTCAACAACTAATCAGAAAGTTATGGACAGGAGACGTTTGTGCAGCCCTAAAGGTGaa carries:
- the acvr1l gene encoding activin receptor type-1 yields the protein MGLCSVQVLLLLLLQEAMYSSAEGSDGHLVCLCEGPKCSQSTQCHGTQCFSSVKVASGGVGGVEFERGCLEGLQNSRLQCLTAPSSHQAIVCCSQDRCNSNTSRTSLMSLLPSAPEGEPFGHRVETLALFVLGPVVVLVLLSVVSVLACRRLHHGRLHRLQEFDTEQGAVDGLITSNVGDSTLADMLDHSCTSGSGSGLPFLVQRTVARQISLVECVGKGRYGEVWRGQWQGENVAVKIFSSRDEKSWFRETEIYNTVLLRHDNILGFMASDMTSRNSSTQLWLITHYHENGSLYDYLQRVPVETSEGLAMAASVACGLVHLHTEIFGTEGKAAIAHRDLKSKNILVTKELRCCIADLGLAVTHSQTDNLLDVGNNPKVGTKRYMAPEVLDESIQSDCFDAYKRVDIWAFGLVLWEIARRTYSNGIIEDYKPPFYDLVPNDPSFDDMRKVVCVEQQRPFIPNRWFSDPTLCALVKLMKECWYHNPSARLTALRIKKTLDKIHGSLEKAKES